From Bacteroidales bacterium, one genomic window encodes:
- a CDS encoding RagB/SusD family nutrient uptake outer membrane protein has translation MKNKVFALVAIVCLAFSMTGCNSYLDKKPLDANSDATNWSSEASIKMFSWGFYGLFNSYSYGSGWNRGQYHGEGITDDYNSDSFNQFTSNVPSSSGSWSTPYAYIRRANVMLNRISLVPNMTAAAKAHWRGVARFFRGMEYFELVKTYGDVVWVDTEIDIDDAAALGRARDDRVTVMKNACADLQAAADSCYAPSAADKNTVNSMVANALLARAALFEGAWQKYHANNTANAKYFYEIAKAAAGKVIASGLYSINTDYAGLYITDDFVKTPRTDLIMYDIYSETASAGLVNKGHGVYGWDISSTPSWGITKSAVESFANADGLPIYMGTYDDATVQKAIQNRDARLKVAVVDTLMCPVGCGFTDGIVSSTGYWIRKYVPWSKKDEKEKLSTWNAPTNDTDGPVFTYAEVLENYAEAAAELGTVGGTAITQADLDKSVNILRVKHGNIPGFTLVGTSAVAVNGTTITADPKNTTGVSVLLWELRRERRSELFADGFRYTDLMRWKMGSYLDFDINPDCYLGARQDALKTYFDDHAAQLTAEKKTWANVIAKNFWTTGTKVYKASYNTASVKHTWNDKYYLEPIPSGEIVLDPNLTQNPGW, from the coding sequence ATGAAAAATAAAGTTTTTGCATTAGTTGCTATTGTCTGCCTTGCTTTTAGCATGACGGGCTGCAACAGCTATTTGGACAAAAAACCTCTAGATGCAAATTCAGATGCTACAAACTGGTCATCTGAGGCTTCTATTAAGATGTTTTCTTGGGGTTTTTATGGTTTGTTTAATTCATATAGTTACGGAAGCGGTTGGAACAGAGGTCAATACCATGGTGAAGGCATTACCGATGATTACAATTCTGATTCATTCAATCAGTTTACATCCAACGTTCCTAGTAGTTCAGGTTCATGGAGCACTCCTTATGCATATATACGTAGAGCGAATGTTATGTTGAACCGTATTTCTTTAGTTCCTAATATGACAGCAGCTGCAAAGGCTCACTGGAGAGGTGTTGCACGCTTCTTCCGTGGTATGGAATATTTTGAACTTGTTAAGACTTATGGAGATGTTGTATGGGTTGATACAGAAATTGATATTGATGATGCAGCTGCTCTTGGAAGGGCTCGCGATGATCGTGTTACAGTAATGAAGAATGCTTGCGCAGACTTGCAGGCTGCTGCTGATAGTTGCTATGCTCCAAGTGCGGCAGACAAAAATACTGTAAATAGCATGGTGGCTAATGCATTGTTGGCACGTGCCGCTTTGTTTGAGGGTGCTTGGCAGAAATATCACGCTAATAATACAGCTAATGCTAAGTATTTTTATGAAATAGCTAAAGCTGCTGCAGGCAAGGTTATTGCCAGCGGTCTTTATTCCATTAATACAGATTATGCAGGTCTTTATATAACTGATGATTTTGTTAAAACACCAAGAACAGACTTGATAATGTATGACATTTACAGCGAAACTGCTTCTGCGGGTCTTGTAAATAAAGGACATGGAGTTTATGGATGGGATATTTCTTCTACTCCTTCTTGGGGTATTACCAAGAGTGCGGTTGAGAGCTTTGCAAATGCAGACGGTCTTCCTATTTATATGGGAACATATGATGACGCTACTGTACAAAAAGCAATTCAGAACCGTGATGCTCGTCTAAAGGTTGCAGTTGTTGATACTTTGATGTGCCCTGTAGGTTGCGGCTTTACAGATGGTATTGTTTCATCTACCGGCTATTGGATTCGCAAATATGTCCCTTGGTCTAAAAAGGATGAAAAAGAGAAATTATCAACTTGGAATGCTCCTACCAATGATACTGATGGTCCTGTCTTCACTTATGCAGAAGTTTTAGAGAACTATGCAGAAGCAGCAGCAGAACTTGGAACAGTTGGAGGAACAGCTATCACTCAAGCTGACCTTGACAAATCAGTTAATATTTTGCGTGTAAAGCACGGAAATATTCCTGGGTTTACACTTGTAGGTACAAGCGCAGTTGCAGTTAACGGCACTACTATTACTGCAGATCCTAAGAATACGACAGGTGTTAGCGTTCTTCTTTGGGAACTTAGAAGAGAGCGCAGAAGCGAGCTGTTTGCTGATGGTTTCCGCTATACTGATTTGATGAGATGGAAGATGGGTAGCTATCTTGATTTTGATATAAATCCTGACTGTTATCTTGGTGCAAGACAGGATGCTTTGAAGACTTACTTTGATGACCATGCTGCACAACTTACAGCCGAGAAGAAGACTTGGGCTAACGTAATAGCTAAGAATTTCTGGACAACCGGAACCAAGGTTTACAAAGCTTCTTATAACACAGCAAGTGTTAAACATACTTGGAATGATAAGTATTATTTGGAGCCAATACCTTCCGGAGAGATTGTTTTGGATCCTAATTTGACTCAGAATCCTGGTTGGTAG